Genomic DNA from Tenuifilum sp. 4138str:
GCCCCTTCTACTATCTGCTCCTTAACCGCCATAAAACTATTTAAACTATTTTAGTTTTCTGATGGCAAAAGTAAAACAAAAAACTAAATAAAGGAGAATAGTTTTGTTAATTTACCTGAAAACATGTTTTTGATAATTCAAAGAGTTAAAGTGTCGATTAGCAAAATTCTTGTATTTTTGCAAGTTGCAAAAAATCAGATAAAACAATGGCTTTATACGAAGAACTTAGCGAACAGGAAATATTTCGCCGACAAGCGCTTGATGAATTACGAAGTCTAGGGATTGAACCCTACCCTGCCGCCATGTATCCCGTAACCCATTCCACTGCCGATATCCTATCGGATTTTGAGAACATGAGCCAAAACCGGGCAGAGGTTTATATTGCGGGTAGAATTATGGCTCGCCGTATCATGGGAAGCGCATCCTTTTTTGAATTACAGGACGAGAGGGGTAAAATACAGGTTTACGTGAAACGCGACGATATTTGCCCCGGCGAGGATAAAACCATGTACAACACTGTTTTCAAAAAGCTACTCGATATAGGTGATATTGTAGGCGTTAAGGGATTTGTATTCCGAACCAACATGGGTGAGGAATCGGTACATGCCCTGGAGCTTACACTGCTCGCCAAATCAATACGGCCGCTCCCAATAGTTAAAGAAAAGGACGGCAAGGTGTTTGACGCCGTTACCGACCCCGAACTCCGGTACCGCCAACGCTACGTCGACCTAATTGTCAATCCGGGTGTGCGCGATGTTTTCCGCAAGCGGGCTACCATAATAAACACCATGCGCGAGTTTTTTAATTCCAAGGGATACCTTGAGGTAGAAACACCCATTCTTCAACCCATACCGGGTGGTGCAGCAGCCCGTCCGTTTGTTACGCATCACAATGCACTTGATATCCCCTTATACCTCCGCATAGCCAATGAACTTTATCTTAAAAGATTGATTGTAGGCGGCTTTAATGGAGTATATGAGTTTGCAAAAGATTTCCGAAACGAGGGAATGGACAGGACCCATAACCCTGAGTTTACCGTTATGGAAATTTACGTAGCCTACAAGGACTACTTTTGGATGATGGAATTCACCGAGGAGATGCTTGAGCTTGTAGCCGTTGCCATTCATGGCACGACCAAGGTAACCTTTGGCGATAAGGAGATTGACTTTAAGCGCCCATTCCGCCGTATGACCATGTCCGATGCCATTAAGCAGTATGCTGGCGTTGATATTACTGGCAAGTCCGAAGATGAACTCCGTGCCATTTGCAAGCAGATGGAGATTGAGATTGACGATACCATGGGGAAGGGAAAACTGATTGATGCCATTTTTGGCGAAAAGTGCGAGGAGCATCTTGTTCAGCCAACCTTTATAATGGATTACCCCATTGAGATGTCGCCGCTGTGCAAGCGCCACCGCAACAACCCCGAGCTAACCGAGCGCTTTGAACTTTTTGTCGCCGGCAAGGAACTTTGCAATGCCTACAGCGAGCTCAACGATCCCATCGATCAGCTGGAGCGTTTCCAGGAGCAACTCCGCCTAAGCGAACGCGGCGACGATGAGGCTATGTATATCGATATGGATTTTGTGCGTGCATTGGAGTATGGTATGCCAACCTGCTCGGGCATGGGTATTGGAATCGACCGTCTTACCATGTTCATGACCAACCAACAATCCATACAAGATGTGCTATTCTTCCCGCAAATGCGCCCCGAAAAGAAACCGCAGAAGGATACTGCAGAAGCTTACGCCCAAAAAGGCATTCCTGCCGATTGGGTTCCAGTACTCCAAAAAATGGGTTTTAACACCGTGGCCTCACTGAACGGAGTGGCAGCAGGTAAACTTTTTAACGACCTTTGCGGATACAACAAAAAGAATAAACTTGGACTCCCCAACCCCACCATGGACGATGTGAAACGATGGGTGGAATAGAGATATTACTTTAAGTAAACTTTTTAAGGCCTAGCCAACTAGGCCTTTTCTATTTCCCGGGGGTCTAAGGCATCGCGGAGACTGTTACCCAGCAGGTTAAAGGCCAGCACCAAAAGCATCATGGCAAAGCCAGGTATCAGGGCAAGGTAGGCCTTATCCATAATGATGTAGCCGTAATGGTCGCGAATCATGGTTCCCCACGAGGGAGCCGGGGGCTGCACGCCAATCCCCAAGAAACTTAATCCTGCTTCAAGCAGTATGGCTGTTGAAAAGTTGCTTGCCGAAACTATGATAACCGGTGCCATAATATTAGGTAGAACGTGCCTGAAAATGATACGCCACGGGCCGTAACCCAAAACCTTAGCAGCTTCAACATACTCCTTTTCCCTAACGCTAAGCACTTGACCGCGTACAACACGTGCCATATCAACCCACATGGTTAAACCAACAGCAACAAATATTTGCCAGAAACCCTTACCTATCACCATGGTTAGGGCAATTACCATTAACAGAGTAGGAACTGACCAAACCACGTTCACCAGCCACATAATGGCATCGTCAATAAATCCACGGGCAAAACCGGCAATGGCACCCAGAACAATACCAATTATTAGAGCAATGCCCACGGCAATAAAACCTACTGAAAGCGAAATGCGTGCACCAATAACCAAGCGACTTAAAAGGTCGCGCCCAAAACGATCGGTTCCAAGAAGGAATCGGCGCGTTACAAGGTTTTGATTTAAAACCCTTTGCTGTGCTTCAGCTACAGCCAAAATTGCTTGCTGCCCATTGAACAGAAATGCTGTGATTGTATCGTTCTCAAGTAAGTATTTTTTTTGGGGGTTCAACCTGAAGAGGATTTCGGGGAGTGTTAATTCAGTAACAATGGCATCGCCTTCGGGAATTGGGTTGTACTCACGGACATATACCTTAATACCATCAAAGTAGATTGAATCAACAGGTATTTCGTTGTAATCTTGCTCCTGTCCATAAAACATTCGGCCCAGAATGTTCCGCCTTTTAACCTCGTGCTGCATAGCAACACGCAGGAATTTGACTTTACTACCAGGCTTAAGCGTTGCCAGCTGTAAATGCTGACCATTTGCATATGGCGAACTATCGGGTGTGATTAGGTATCCAAGAAACGCTATAAAGGCAATAAAAACTATAAGCAATAGCGATGCTACGGCCATACGGTCGGCAAGTAACCTACGTATGGCTATTCGCATTGGGGAACCGCTTCGGGCTAACTCCGCTAGCTGTTTATTCTTCCTTTCCAAGTTGTTCCTTTAATTAATCCTAGAATGGCTGCAAATGTTATATAAAAGGGATAAAGGATTTGTAAAGGTATAAAAACCGCCAATAGGTTTTGCTGTTTGGTTTTAAAAAGGTAATATGCCAAGAAAGGTAAATCTACTATTGCTTTGGCAGCAAGGAGTGAAATTGGAAGGTTAAAAGCAATTACACCCAAAACTGACAGTACTGCCAAAAGAACAATCCAAAAATTTAGGGTAAAAACCTGGAGCGATAATAGAAGCGTTAGGGAATCGGTATATGCAGTTGCCTTTGATGCCCAACGGCTTCGGCGCAAAACAAAACCCTTTACCCCGCCACTAAAACTTGTGTAGGCAGCAACCCTAGGCGATGCTATGAACTTAAACCGTAAACCAGTGATGGTTTTGGCATGATGCAGCAGAAACATATCGTCGCCTGAGGCTATATCGGTGCGCAATACCTTTCCATCTATATTAACCTTGCTTCGCCTGAAAGCCAAATTAGCCGATGAGGCTATAACCGGTTTGCCAACAGCAAAACTTGCCGCTGAAACGGCCATAAGCGATAGGTAATCGAGTGCCTCGAACATGGAAACAATACTGCCCTTTTCAAACTGGGGTTTTACCTCACCCTGTAAAAAATCAGTATTTTCCATGCATTCACGAATAGAGCTTAGCCACTGAGGGGTGTGGGTGCAATCCGCATCGGTGAATACAACAGTATCAAAACTGGCTGCTGATAGTCCATAAAGTAATGCCTGTTTTTTACCCGCCTGCCCATTAGGTAAAACCAAAGGTTTTAAAGGTAATTGGCTTTTGCATGACATTACTAGGTCAAAACCGCTATCGGTTGAGCCATCATCAACTAAAATAACTTCCCAAAACTCATGCGGTAAATCCTGAGCCTCAAGCGAAGCAATAAGTTTAGGTAGATTTTCGCGCTCATTCCTGAATGCCACTATCACCGAAATGCCATTAACAGTTTGACCGGGGGCTCCATTGGATTCCAACCAGTTATTGGTCAACAAGCCTTTTAACAACCATAGAATGGCTATAGTGTAAATAGCAATCAGTATGGTTGAGATTATAATCATTGCTTGCTCATAAAATCAGCAATTCTGTTACTGGCTAAATCTATCTCCTCTAAAGGTCGAGCCACATTAAAGCGCAACCAGTTTACCTTTGTGCTGCTAAAATGCTCGCCCGGAATAACAGCCACGCCAGTAGCATCGTAAAGGTCAGAAGCAAACTCAAAGCCATCGGTAAAGGGTTGAGGCAACTTAGCCCAGATAAAACAACCGCCATCAATTCTGGGAACCGTAAAGTTTAAACGGTGAAGCATGCCACTTAAGCTGTCGAAGGAACTCTTAACCCTTTGCCTTAGCACATCCATAAAAGCTTTACCGTTTTGGAACTGTGCAAGGTAAACCGCAAGCGCTTGTTGCATAACGCTTGGTGCACACAGCCCGATATAGTCGTGAATGGCCCTAATGGCCTTGGTGTGACTGGGATGATGGATTACATAACCCACACGCCATCCGGTAATACACAACGATTTTGAAAAACTGCTAACAATGAATAATCTTTCGGAGATATTATCCAAAGGAATATAGGGTTTTTGTGAAAAGTATAGCTCCTCATAAACCGAATCGAAAACAACAAAAAAATTTAGCTCGTTAGCAAGTTCGAGAAGTTTACAGGTTTCTGCTTTTGTCCAAACTTTGCCGTAGGGATTACCGGGTGAACTAATGAATATCAACTTTACTTTATTTCCCTCAATGCATCTTTTAAGTTCGTCGAAGTCAACAAACTCTTCATTAATCAAAGGAAAGGGAACAAATTTTTGGTTGAAGATTTGAGGCAGCCGACTGTAGCTTTCGTAAGCGGGGTCAAAGGAAAGGGTTACCAGATTTTCTCCAAGCATTCGAAAAAGATAGGTGTAAACCAACGAAAGGCCTTCGGTTGCACCCTGAACTACCAGAAGCTCATCGGGTTCAACTCCATAGCGATTCTCAATTAGCGCTCTAAGCTGTAGATTACCAATTCCAGGCGCATACTGGTGATGCTGCGAATTAGCAATATCTTTTAAAATATTAACGAGTTCAGTGGGAGGCTGAAAGCCTGGAATGCCCTGTGCAAGGTTGATACCTCCATTTACTTTTACCAGGTTACTGAAATAGCTTATATATGAACCATCGGGTTTTGCTCTCATAAACCAAGAGTTTAAGCAAAATATCTACAAAAATGCAATTAAAAAAGCATTAGATAGACATAGGGTAAGCCAAAATTGTAAAGTTTGGCTAAATTTGCATGTAACCAAAATTTAAACAGCATGCGTTTTAGGTATTTTGTTTCAATAGTTTTAATAGTGTTTTTGGCGGGATGCAGCAGCAAAGATGCGGTTGTTATTAGCGTAAAAGTAAAGAGTCCTGAAAAAACTACACTTTTCTTAAGTAAAATTGATTTCAATAAAACCATAAAGCTTGACTCGGTTAGGATTTCGGCTGGCGAAAGTGTAAAAAAGTTTAAGGTAAAACAGGGCGAAGAACCGGAGTTTTACTCCCTTAGCACTAGCAAAGGGATTGCCATTACCCTATTAGCTTCAAAAGGTGAAAAAATCAACGTGATATTAGACCTTAACAATGCCATCGACTATCAGGTTTCGGGTTCAGAGGGTTCTGAAAAGGTTCGTTGGGTTACAAGAACATTTGCCA
This window encodes:
- a CDS encoding glycosyltransferase, with translation MIIISTILIAIYTIAILWLLKGLLTNNWLESNGAPGQTVNGISVIVAFRNERENLPKLIASLEAQDLPHEFWEVILVDDGSTDSGFDLVMSCKSQLPLKPLVLPNGQAGKKQALLYGLSAASFDTVVFTDADCTHTPQWLSSIRECMENTDFLQGEVKPQFEKGSIVSMFEALDYLSLMAVSAASFAVGKPVIASSANLAFRRSKVNIDGKVLRTDIASGDDMFLLHHAKTITGLRFKFIASPRVAAYTSFSGGVKGFVLRRSRWASKATAYTDSLTLLLSLQVFTLNFWIVLLAVLSVLGVIAFNLPISLLAAKAIVDLPFLAYYLFKTKQQNLLAVFIPLQILYPFYITFAAILGLIKGTTWKGRINS
- a CDS encoding ABC transporter permease: MERKNKQLAELARSGSPMRIAIRRLLADRMAVASLLLIVFIAFIAFLGYLITPDSSPYANGQHLQLATLKPGSKVKFLRVAMQHEVKRRNILGRMFYGQEQDYNEIPVDSIYFDGIKVYVREYNPIPEGDAIVTELTLPEILFRLNPQKKYLLENDTITAFLFNGQQAILAVAEAQQRVLNQNLVTRRFLLGTDRFGRDLLSRLVIGARISLSVGFIAVGIALIIGIVLGAIAGFARGFIDDAIMWLVNVVWSVPTLLMVIALTMVIGKGFWQIFVAVGLTMWVDMARVVRGQVLSVREKEYVEAAKVLGYGPWRIIFRHVLPNIMAPVIIVSASNFSTAILLEAGLSFLGIGVQPPAPSWGTMIRDHYGYIIMDKAYLALIPGFAMMLLVLAFNLLGNSLRDALDPREIEKA
- the lysS gene encoding lysine--tRNA ligase, whose amino-acid sequence is MALYEELSEQEIFRRQALDELRSLGIEPYPAAMYPVTHSTADILSDFENMSQNRAEVYIAGRIMARRIMGSASFFELQDERGKIQVYVKRDDICPGEDKTMYNTVFKKLLDIGDIVGVKGFVFRTNMGEESVHALELTLLAKSIRPLPIVKEKDGKVFDAVTDPELRYRQRYVDLIVNPGVRDVFRKRATIINTMREFFNSKGYLEVETPILQPIPGGAAARPFVTHHNALDIPLYLRIANELYLKRLIVGGFNGVYEFAKDFRNEGMDRTHNPEFTVMEIYVAYKDYFWMMEFTEEMLELVAVAIHGTTKVTFGDKEIDFKRPFRRMTMSDAIKQYAGVDITGKSEDELRAICKQMEIEIDDTMGKGKLIDAIFGEKCEEHLVQPTFIMDYPIEMSPLCKRHRNNPELTERFELFVAGKELCNAYSELNDPIDQLERFQEQLRLSERGDDEAMYIDMDFVRALEYGMPTCSGMGIGIDRLTMFMTNQQSIQDVLFFPQMRPEKKPQKDTAEAYAQKGIPADWVPVLQKMGFNTVASLNGVAAGKLFNDLCGYNKKNKLGLPNPTMDDVKRWVE
- a CDS encoding pyridoxal phosphate-dependent aminotransferase, which translates into the protein MRAKPDGSYISYFSNLVKVNGGINLAQGIPGFQPPTELVNILKDIANSQHHQYAPGIGNLQLRALIENRYGVEPDELLVVQGATEGLSLVYTYLFRMLGENLVTLSFDPAYESYSRLPQIFNQKFVPFPLINEEFVDFDELKRCIEGNKVKLIFISSPGNPYGKVWTKAETCKLLELANELNFFVVFDSVYEELYFSQKPYIPLDNISERLFIVSSFSKSLCITGWRVGYVIHHPSHTKAIRAIHDYIGLCAPSVMQQALAVYLAQFQNGKAFMDVLRQRVKSSFDSLSGMLHRLNFTVPRIDGGCFIWAKLPQPFTDGFEFASDLYDATGVAVIPGEHFSSTKVNWLRFNVARPLEEIDLASNRIADFMSKQ